The Mytilus galloprovincialis chromosome 2, xbMytGall1.hap1.1, whole genome shotgun sequence genome has a window encoding:
- the LOC143063438 gene encoding uncharacterized protein LOC143063438, whose protein sequence is MMDDFLPFSILDESDSEDILYCKNCGELLEEQSDMVNHDCPKLSTEHKKDLKMTLTLDKLNHKNKTQNKSSLNKRKHCDTLNQELTEQVFLIKEDTTIKNNYHVKKTLNEKDAKRTKLDINEDKQSTQSENRKKWANKTSTKMNLPKKFMNNKSSKVKIQRLDVNLKGIDDPLCTKLDSFISPKGVLEADTKVNGESVEMQEKIQPASNRLGPEIKQNPSKIKQNSRKTGSHKHKIMPSVRAEIKGTANSDNVNIRIEKFQSNEQGPPKMRIEREQSEKDITSTKVTPKSTDNTQTLNSVEVDSYSDVVDNTNIQDDVAMHLTLQGEITQASSPHMGGEIEEKQEEKVSEKGGRTKKPLFMTLCDSCGFFVPTEHECAVQNNSNVELFTSVLSTESEDRIPKGTDFVIVEKGASNQDLSVQNFHQINGYLKSGKDSTLEDYNCIQCGESFVSNNIQIKSEEQIFSIGSDLITFFRCEKCTILLSVKDKIKEGFVTCMNVDDFTPLIERKKNKVVCRICGEDLNELEKIKWLSHFVSHAKQIKKQCIICLQPIFTLRKTRTHMRKHKILIDSTNFFRQVKPELSGCHKKPEKINSMTNNDIYSMCNEKTVQSSEGSAAEILRVETGILDHVTTEQTNCNQTDKETPTIYDKDGNMFRVDLAKNTLICNFPKEGKNKNMSHDTMRKSVGISSSQNESSERGQSVYTYKVDGNNVVPTSETGVPDNRWRGNDRNKLTNSLDRYNLRKGKRKVDYAELDKGLDLASQCTVAPSHVRLSSGYKGRGSNFNGVVPAKYQSDLNRQSIAAATFNTKAPLVNRHVTSMSYYHTPPAGNRLMVTMASTNTTPVVQSNTNIIRSNQNYANSLLSSQAYIGDLIQTLDTCPSTEISDQFLQLADGHPVVSTPSSQLNEISSSKNMFDDILTSVGTVRTYPSYHGNNQRPISHGLQEVQTPINHSNSHLLLGNVSQISDNAPHLQSKSLIHVPQASVVRLIDNSGQVSQTTQGKMSNTSMIDLNNISVPVSATSYPNDLLGQLVQSSGITESLQDGDIFSNYVQDNIPHSSRDIPTSLMSTTHGPQVSHTSVLPNHVSKTLSLSKPLALPQQVALTSSISQPLALPQQVAQTSSISQPLALPQQVAQTSSISQTLSLPQPVAQTLSVSQPLGLPQQVAKTSELINISVSLPYTSSGSLIQSNMANTTTHEPQTNTGGVPNSLDENFNRIQKLYMQQMPEGMTDEEEIKFLSQMSSGGATPFQIKESSDSDNESTSDKVNNYNHSQNEDENVENCNKVQNEENANCETLNIGIVQNFDEGNPMFVQEEVEVESTYSKGRPLTCRRKKISPKQSQDFKCKLCVLTFRRKDLLSKHEELHVTNPHTCWQCCLTFNSAVQYSNHVKDKGNH, encoded by the coding sequence ATGATGGATGACTTTTTGCCGTTTTCGATTCTTGATGAATCTGACTCGGAAGATATTCTGTATTGTAAAAATTGTGGGGAGTTATTGGAGGAACAATCAGATATGGTCAATCACGACTGTCCGAAACTGTCTACAGAACACAAAAAGGATTTGAAAATGACCTTGACACTAGATAAATTAAATCACAAGAATAAAACCCAAAATAAATCGTCATTGAACAAGCGTAAACATTGTGATACATTGAACCAAGAATTGACGGAGCAAGTCTTTTTAATAAAAGAAGATaccacaataaaaaacaattaccaTGTGAAAAAAACTCTGAATGAAAAAGATGCAAAAAGAACAAAATTAGACATAAATGAAGACAAGCAATCGACTCagtctgaaaatagaaaaaagtgGGCAAATAAAACTTCAACGAAGATGAATCTtccaaaaaagtttatgaataaTAAGTCTTCAAAGGTAAAAATTCAAAGGTTAGATGTCAATTTGAAAGGAATAGATGATCCATTGTGTACAAAATTAGATAGTTTTATTTCACCTAAAGGAGTTTTGGAAGCAGATACCAAAGTGAATGGTGAGTCTGTTGAAATGCAGGAGAAAATCCAACCTGCATCTAATAGGCTTGGACCAGAGATCAAACAAAACCCGTCTAAGATAAAACAAAACTCTAGAAAAACAGGAAGTCATAAACATAAGATAATGCCTTCAGTCAGAGCAGAAATTAAAGGAACAGCTAATTCAGACAATGTTAATATTCGCATTGAAAAGTTTCAAAGCAATGAACAGGGTCCTCCTAAAATGAGAATTGAGAGAGAACAAAGTGAAAAGGACATTACATCAACTAAGGTGACTCCAAAATCAACAGATAATACACAAACATTAAATTCTGTAGAAGTAGATTCCTATTCTGATGTTGTTGACAACACCAATATACAAGATGATGTGGCAATGCATCTAACtcttcaaggggaaataactcaggCAAGCAGCCCTCACATGGGAGGAGAAATAGAAGAAAAACAGGAAGAAAAAGTATCAGAAAAAGGAGGTAGAACTAAAAAGCCTTTGTTTATGACATTGTGTGACTCTTGTGGATTTTTTGTACCTACGGAGCATGAATGTGCTGTTCAGAATAACAGTAATGTTGAACTTTTTACTTCTGTTTTATCGACAGAATCTGAAGATAGAATTCCTAAAGGAACTGATTTTGTAATTGTTGAGAAAGGAGCAAGTAATCAAGATCTGTCAGTACaaaattttcatcaaataaatggCTATTTGAAATCAGGAAAAGACTCCACGTTAGAGGATTACAATTGTATACAATGTGGTGAGTCATTTGTCAGTAacaatatacaaatcaaaagtgAAGAACAAATCTTCTCAATTGGTTCAGATTTGATTACATTCTTTCGATGTGAGAAATGTACAATATTGCTAAGTGTCAAAGATAAAATTAAAGAAGGCTTCGTAACTTGTATGAATGTTGATGATTTTACACCTCtaatagaaagaaaaaagaataagGTTGTATGTAGAATATGTGGTGAGGATTTGAATGAACTggaaaaaatcaaatggttgtctCATTTTGTCAGTCATGCTAAACAAATAAAGAAGCAGTGTATAATTTGCCTTCAGCCTATTTTTACATTAAGGAAAACGAGAACACATATGAGGAAGCATAAAATCTTAATAGATTCTACAAACTTTTTCCGACAAGTAAAACCAGAATTAAGTGGATGTCATAAAAAAcctgaaaaaataaatagtatGACAAATAATGATATATATTCAATGTGTAATGAAAAAACTGTTCAAAGTTCAGAAGGGTCAGCAGCAGAAATATTACGCGTAGAAACAGGAATTTTGGACCATGTTACAACAGAACAGACAAATTGTAATCAAACAGACAAGGAAACACCAACAATATATGACAAGGATGGAAACATGTTCAGAGTTGATTTGGCCAAAAATACTCTCATTTGTAATTTTCCAAAAGAgggtaaaaacaaaaacatgtcacATGACACAATGAGAAAATCAGTTGGTATATCATCTTCACAGAACGAAAGCTCGGAAAGAGGCCAATCGGTGTATACTTACAAAGTAGATGGAAATAATGTTGTACCCACTTCAGAAACTGGTGTTCCAGATAACAGATGGCGAGGCAATGATCGTAACAAACTAACTAATTCCTTGGATAGATATAACCTGAGAAAGGGGAAAAGGAAGGTTGATTACGCTGAGTTGGATAAAGGGTTGGACCTAGCGAGTCAATGTACAGTAGCACCTTCACATGTACGACTGTCTTCTGGTTATAAGGGTCGTGGTTCCAACTTTAATGGCGTAGTGCCTGCTAAGTATCAGTCTGACCTGAATAGACAGTCAATTGCAGCCGCTACTTTCAATACCAAAGCACCATTAGTTAATAGACATGTAACTTCAATGTCTTATTATCATACACCTCCTGCAGGTAATAGACTTATGGTTACAATGGCATCTACTAACACAACCCCTGTAGTGCAGTCAAATACAAACATCATCAGAAGCAATCAGAATTATGCAAACTCGCTCCTTTCATCACAAGCTTACATAGGAGATCTAATTCAGACATTAGATACATGCCCTTCGACTGAGATTTCTGATCAGTTCTTACAATTGGCAGACGGTCACCCTGTTGTTAGTACGCCAAGTTCACAGTTAAATGAGATATCTAGTAGTAAGAATATGTTTGATGACATTTTGACCTCTGTTGGAACTGTGAGAACTTACCCTAGTTACCATGGTAACAATCAAAGGCCAATATCACATGGTTTGCAGGAAGTTCAAACCCCTATTAATCATTCGAACTCCCATTTATTATTGGGAAACGTGTCACAGATTTCAGACAATGCTCCACATCTGCAGTCAAAATCTTTGATTCATGTGCCACAAGCTTCTGTTGTAAGATTGATTGATAATTCAGGACAAGTTAGTCAAACCACTCAAGGCAAAATGTCAAACACAAGCATGATTGACTTAAATAACATTTCAGTACCTGTATCGGCTACATCATACCCCAATGACCTATTGGGACAGTTAGTACAGTCTTCTGGTATAACAGAAAGTTTACAAGATGGGGATATTTTCAGCAATTATGTACAGGACAATATTCCTCATTCATCAAGAGACATACCTACTAGTCTAATGTCAACAACTCATGGGCCTCAGGTGTCACATACCTCTGTTCTGCCTAATCATGTGTCCAAAACCTTGAGTTTATCAAAGCCCTTGGCATTGCCTCAACAGGTGGCACTGACCTCGAGTATATCACAGCCTTTGGCTTTGCCTCAACAGGTGGCACAGACCTCAAGTATATCACAGCCCTTGGCATTGCCCCAACAGGTGGCACAGACATCAAGTATATCACAGACCTTGTCTTTGCCTCAGCCGGTGGCACAGACCTTGAGTGTATCACAGCCTTTGGGTTTGCCACAACAGGTGGCAAAAACTTCAGAGTTGATAAATATATCTGTAAGCTTGCCATATACCAGTAGTGGAAGTTTGATACAAAGTAACATGGCAAACACCACAACACATGAACCACAAACAAATACAGGAGGTGTGCCTAATAGTTTGGATGAGAACTTTAATAGAATACAGAAGCTTTACATGCAGCAGATGCCAGAAGGCATGACTGACGAGGAAGAGATCAAATTTTTGTCCCAAATGAGTTCTGGTGGTGCTACTCCATTTCAGATCAAGGAAAGTAGCGATAGTGATAATGAAAGTACTAGTGATAAGGTCAATAACTACAATCACAGTCAAAATGAGGACGAAAATGTGGAAAATTGTAACAAGGTTCAAAACGAAGAAAACGCTAATTGTGAAACTTTGAATATTGGCATTGTGCAAAATTTTGACGAAGGAAACCCAATGTTTGTACAAGAGGAAGTCGAAGTTGAGAGTACATATAGTAAAGGTAGACCTTTGACATGTCGGAGAAAGAAAATATCCCCCAAACAATCACaagattttaaatgtaaattGTGTGTACTAACCTTTAGACGTAAGGACCTGTTGTCAAAGCATGAAGAGCTACACGTGACTAATCCACATACTTGTTGGCAGTGTTGCCTCACATTTAATTCAGCTGTTCAATATTCAAACCATGTCAAAGACAAAGGTAATCACTGA